From Lytechinus variegatus isolate NC3 chromosome 16, Lvar_3.0, whole genome shotgun sequence, the proteins below share one genomic window:
- the LOC121430401 gene encoding alpha-(1,3)-fucosyltransferase 7-like, whose amino-acid sequence MMSESNMTVVRIKKSLILAIALGILTFIGILAGWRITFQRNYGHRKAEMSLSENDPVEGEESVSQSLFAKAGCVKHVHIFGSDREMRHIPELHRYMDLFQKSNQPLDAADVDCVSEGYDCDIVLTRGGNVDYLEGKDVIVFGLVPTEFRGEGREQLKRLMEWEPSPGQTWIYFSTETPLRVLKWTRDFDVMRLKYHLLMTYDLDSDIVVPFGYYRSFDESPDALNVSSKQALETRRLPDPLLGKEGMVSWMSSNCHGFWPRVEFIKRMRDVLPLEDYGLCGRKECLPRRSDECNKLMARYKFYFAIPNSECKDYITEKFWLQSLSYGTVPIVLGSKKESYEAVAPPNSYIHFSDFDSVGNFVAFLKRLDKDDEAYRKFYDWRTKGEVVLTFPTRPTIFCKALPHLQDKRDVKAYKYLNDSPWFKGCRVTPNNKVFDMSREETRNFFKFENWSIWR is encoded by the coding sequence AAATCTCTGATCCTGGCGATTGCCCTGGGTATCTTGACTTTCATCGGAATATTAGCAGGATGGAGGATTACGTTCCAGCGTAACTACGGTCACAGAAAAGCAGAGATGTCACTATCTGAAAATGATCCTGTCGAGGGTGAGGAGTCGGTCTCCCAGTCACTGTTCGCCAAAGCGGGTTGTGTGAAACATGTGCACATATTTGGCAGCGACAGAGAAATGCGCCACATCCCGGAACTGCATAGATACATGGACCTTTTTCAAAAGAGTAATCAACCCCTGGACGCTGCAGATGTCGATTGTGTTTCTGAGGGATATGACTGCGACATCGTCCTCACCAGAGGGGGTAATGTGGACTACCTTGAGGGGAAAGATGTCATCGTCTTTGGACTGGTTCCCACCGAATTCCGAGGCGAAGGAAGAGAACAACTCAAGAGGCTGATGGAGTGGGAGCCCAGTCCAGGTCAGACGTGGATATACTTCAGCACTGAAACGCCATTGCGTGTCCTGAAGTGGACCCGAGATTTCGATGTCATGCGTCTTAAGTATCATCTCTTAATGACCTATGATTTAGATTCGGACATCGTGGTTCCTTTTGGTTACTACCGGTCGTTTGATGAGTCACCAGATGCTCTCAATGTGAGCTCCAAACAAGCTTTGGAGACACGTCGGCTCCCGGATCCACTCCTGGGCAAGGAAGGAATGGTATCGTGGATGTCAAGCAACTGCCATGGATTCTGGCCACGTGTTGAATTCATCAAGCGCATGCGAGACGTTCTCCCGCTAGAGGACTACGGACTCTGCGGTCGGAAAGAGTGTCTCCCAAGACGATCTGACGAATGCAACAAACTCATGGCGCGTTATAAGTTTTATTTCGCTATTCCCAATTCAGAGTGCAAAGACTACATCACCGAAAAGTTTTGGCTGCAGTCGCTGTCTTATGGCACGGTGCCAATTGTGCTTGGTTCCAAGAAAGAATCGTACGAGGCAGTGGCACCTCCTAACTCCTACATTCACTTCAGTGACTTCGACTCAGTTGGCAACTTTGTAGCGTTCCTGAAGCGTCTCGACAAAGACGATGAAGCGTATCGTAAATTTTATGACTGGCGTACTAAAGGAGAAGTGGTCCTCACCTTCCCAACGCGACCTACAATCTTTTGTAAGGCACTACCCCATCTCCAGGATAAACGTGATGTGAAAGCTTATAAATATCTTAACGATTCCCCGTGGTTTAAAGGTTGCAGGGTAACACCAAACAATAAAGTATTCGATATGAGCAGAGAAGAAACTAGAaactttttcaaatttgaaaactgGTCAATATGGCGATGA